Proteins from a single region of Ziziphus jujuba cultivar Dongzao chromosome 1, ASM3175591v1:
- the LOC107403637 gene encoding cytochrome P450 CYP82D47 produces MVAGKRYSSSIGIAADERESQRVLQNALREFFHLLGMFVPRDLIPFLGFLDLGGYEKAMKKTARVLDDALNKWLQEHKRKREGGTQLVNEEQDFMDVMLSMLRESDHASFACMKLWGITLRCFSCLEVGF; encoded by the coding sequence ATGGTGGCTGGGAAGCGATACTCTTCTTCTATTGGTATTGCTGCAGATGAGAGAGAATCGCAGCGGGTGTTGCAGAACGCACTCCGGGAATTCTTTCATTTGTTGGGCATGTTCGTTCCAAGAGATCTCATTCCTTTTCTTGGGTTTTTAGATTTGGGAGGATATGAGAAAGCCATGAAGAAAACTGCGAGAGTATTAGATGATGCACTTAATAAATGGCTGCAAGAGcataaaagaaagagagaaggtGGAACTCAACTGGTTAACGAAGAACAAGACTTTATGGACGTGATGCTTTCTATGCTTCGGGAATCAGACCATGCCAGTTTTGCTTGTATGAAACTATGGGGGATAACACTAAGGTGTTTTTCCTGTTTAGAGGTTGGATTTTAG